The Solanum lycopersicum chromosome 8, SLM_r2.1 DNA segment aaattcttaaagtgTTGGCCACAGAACATTATAAGAAATGGTTGTGTAGAACGTTTAGCACATTCAAATAATGTTCTACAAAGCTTCTGCGTATATGCCCTATCGTTGAATCAAtactcacaaaatttcaataggTATGGCTTGTCAATATATTGTAATGtacttataacatatttttaataactataatgcattttatttttgtgtgtagGATTTTTTGATGGCTAATTTTGAAGATAACGTGATGATTGCTTTGTATTGGGGCGGTGAAATAATCACTGAAATAAACGGATTTCGATATAACGAATGTGCCAGAATGATTGTTAGCATGTCTATTTCGACCAACTAcgttgaattaattaaattgttgcATGAGAAAATGGGGACTGATGGAGAAAATATTCAATTGGatatttctggaaaatattCATGCTCATTTCAAGGTAACGTTATAAGATTtattgagttcaaaattgagaATGACCAATCTTTGGTACAATTTTTTGCCATTCCTCAGAAATTTTTGAACAAGATTGATATAAATCTTTTGGAGATGTATATAAAGATTAGaccaataaatcaaaataatctgTTTCGAATGAATGATCAACATGGTTATCATATGAATTTATTGGCTCAAAATTATGGATTTGCCACATTCAGTCAGCCTCATTTTACATACACTGCAATACATGGTATTCATCAATCATTTGATGAAGGCTCGGGTAGTCAAAGACATATTGAGAGTATACACAATCAATATGAAATCAGGTAGAATAATCTTTTTagctaattttatttaatagcatgaataattaattattttcatttttttgtatttcatgaattttttttttttacagagaAGATGAAGCTACCTTTGATTTGTGTAATGATGCACATGCTCAAAGAAGTGATGAAAATTCGGAGGAGGATGAACCTTCAGAAGATGATGGAGAGAGTAAAGTCATTGAAAGTGAATCCGATGAAGATATTGGAGATTTACCTCAAAATGAAAGTGCGgtgaattttcaaaatcaatttgatgaaatGCAAAATAATGATATACCTTACTTTACAACATTGGAGACTGAGGAAGATATTTTTATCTCTACTCGTGAATCCGAAATGAAATGTTGTTCTGTTTGGGTCGAGGATGCAAAAaaagatttagaaaaaaatatgtattttagtAGTAAAACTAAGTTAAAACGGGCTGTGACAATTTGGAGTTTGcgcaaaaataaagaatttgagATTGTAATATCAACTAAGAGCGTATGAACTGTGAGATGCAGAttttatgattctttgggttgtCCATGGTTTCTTCGAGGTCGTAAGGTTGGAGGTAGCCTTTGGAAGATAGGAAAGTATTTTAATAATCATAGATGTGAGACTGAAGGACTTACAACAGGTCACACTAACTTAGACACCAATTTAATTGCATCtctatttttaaatcaaataagtaaaaatccAAAATTGTTGGTAGTGGATGTCATATCTaaggttcatgaaaaatttggtcatcAAGTAACATATAGAAAAGCGTGGCTTGGGCGTCAACGCGCATTTACATTGGTATATGGTGATTTTCAGAAATCATTTAGTGAGCTTCCTAAGTTTTTTGCAGCTTTTCAATACTTTAATCCTGGAACAGTTGTGGAATGGAAACACGAAGAGTCAATGAGTTCACCAGAGGTAAAAACTTTTAagtttgtattttgggctttcaAGCCATGCATTGATGGGTTCCAAACTTGTCGTCCTGTTATTTCAGTAGATGAAACTCATATGTATGGTAAATATGAGATAAAATTGTTAATTGCTGTTGGAGTTGACGGAAATGATAACATTCTTCCTCTTGCGTTTGGTATTGTTGACAAAGAGTCGAAAGAGGCATGGAAATGGTTTTTTAGGAAATTGAGTGCACATGTGATAAAAGATAGAGAAGATATTTGTATTATCTCTGATAGGGCAAAAGCAATCTTGACTAGTTTATCGGAGTTGTGGCGATTGCAGGAACCTCGGGCCTTTCATCGATTTTGTCTGAGACATcttaaaagtaattttcaatCTCAATTTCCAAATAGGGACCTCAGTAATCTTATGTGGAGGGCTGCTATAACTCATCAAGTAAGGAAGTTTGAAGCTTTGATGTGGgaaattcaagaagaaaatagagaagCATATGAATACCTCATGCGAATTCCATTGGACAAATGGACTGTTAGTCATGATAATGGAAAAAGATGGGG contains these protein-coding regions:
- the LOC138338062 gene encoding uncharacterized protein encodes the protein MSSPEVKTFKFVFWAFKPCIDGFQTCRPVISVDETHMYGKYEIKLLIAVGVDGNDNILPLAFGIVDKESKEAWKWFFRKLSAHVIKDREDICIISDRAKAILTSLSELWRLQEPRAFHRFCLRHLKSNFQSQFPNRDLSNLMWRAAITHQVRKFEALMWEIQEENREAYEYLMRIPLDKWTVSHDNGKRWGVLTTNLSESFNGLLKKARGLPVTAMVRLSLEQTVERYTRRCQKTHQLIEQKELWTSSFKKK